A region of Streptomyces sp. NBC_01788 DNA encodes the following proteins:
- a CDS encoding mandelate racemase/muconate lactonizing enzyme family protein — protein sequence MRITGISTHVVGTPWRNLTYVQVHTDEGITGVGETRMLGHTDALIGYLREAEANHILGSDPFAAEDLVRRMKYGDFGRAGEIVMSGIAVVEMACWDIKGKALGVPVWQLLGGKVTDRVKAYANGWYTTERTPEAYHKAAQGVVERGYRALKIDPFGTGHFELDHEGTLYAVSLIEAVRDAIGPGTELMLEMHGRFSPATAVRLAREMAPFAPAWLEEPVPPENLKALRTVAAKVDIPVATGERIHDRIEFRELFDDQSADIIQPDVGHIGGIWETRKLAATAETHYMLVAPHNVGGSVLTAASLQVGFTTPNFKILEHFNDFADAEIKKVVRGAPRVDPEDGCFHLSDAPGLGVELDVDRAAEFPQQQARFDLWAEGWEQRRPKGTK from the coding sequence GTGCGCATCACCGGAATCAGCACCCATGTGGTCGGGACGCCGTGGCGCAACCTGACCTACGTCCAGGTGCACACCGACGAGGGCATCACGGGGGTCGGCGAGACCCGGATGCTGGGCCACACCGACGCTCTGATCGGCTACTTGAGGGAGGCCGAGGCCAACCACATCCTCGGCTCGGACCCGTTCGCCGCCGAGGACCTCGTCCGCCGGATGAAGTACGGCGACTTCGGCCGCGCGGGTGAGATCGTGATGTCCGGCATCGCGGTCGTGGAGATGGCCTGCTGGGACATCAAGGGCAAGGCGCTCGGCGTCCCCGTTTGGCAGTTACTCGGCGGCAAGGTCACCGACCGGGTGAAGGCGTACGCCAACGGCTGGTACACCACCGAGCGCACCCCGGAGGCGTACCACAAGGCCGCGCAGGGGGTCGTGGAGCGCGGTTACCGGGCGCTCAAGATCGACCCCTTCGGCACCGGGCACTTCGAACTCGACCACGAGGGGACCCTGTACGCCGTCTCGCTCATCGAGGCCGTACGGGACGCCATCGGCCCCGGCACCGAGCTGATGCTGGAGATGCACGGCCGCTTCTCCCCCGCCACCGCCGTCCGGCTGGCGAGGGAGATGGCGCCCTTCGCCCCGGCCTGGCTGGAGGAGCCGGTGCCGCCGGAGAACCTGAAGGCGCTGCGGACGGTCGCCGCCAAGGTCGACATCCCGGTCGCCACCGGCGAGCGCATCCACGACCGGATCGAGTTCCGCGAGCTCTTCGACGACCAGTCCGCCGACATCATCCAGCCGGACGTCGGCCACATCGGCGGCATCTGGGAGACCCGGAAGCTGGCCGCGACCGCCGAGACGCACTACATGCTCGTCGCCCCGCACAACGTCGGCGGGTCCGTACTCACCGCCGCCTCGCTCCAAGTCGGCTTCACCACACCGAATTTCAAGATCCTGGAGCACTTCAACGACTTCGCCGACGCGGAGATCAAGAAGGTGGTCAGGGGCGCGCCCCGGGTGGACCCGGAGGACGGCTGCTTCCACCTCTCCGACGCGCCCGGTCTCGGCGTCGAGCTGGATGTCGACAGGGCGGCCGAATTCCCCCAGCAGCAGGCCCGGTTCGACCTGTGGGCCGAGGGCTGGGAGCAGCGCAGGCCGAAGGGGACGAAGTGA
- a CDS encoding zinc-dependent alcohol dehydrogenase, translating to MSTEVVVEAPGTHRIAGHTPRDPGPGEALVAVHAVGICGSDREVYQGNRPDGYVRYPLTPGHEWSGTVRRVGAGVPGPLVGRTVVGEGFRNCQVCDRCHAGETTLCTAGYEETGFTRPGAMATTLTLPARLLHVLPEDADLTAAALLEPAACVAAAALKADARPGERVAVVGTGTLGMFAVQFLKALSPAELLVVGTRDDREALARRFGATGFSTKDRRLPGGFDVVIETAGSADAARTAAALLRRGGRLVLTGIPAPGAEGLDPTDLVVRQLEVHTVFGAPPHAWAHTVRMFAAGLLDPLPLVTHELPLAEFSHAIDLVGAGDPKVGKVLLRP from the coding sequence GTGAGCACAGAGGTCGTCGTCGAGGCCCCGGGCACGCACCGGATCGCCGGGCACACGCCGCGCGACCCGGGACCGGGCGAGGCGCTGGTCGCCGTGCACGCCGTGGGGATCTGCGGCAGCGACCGCGAGGTGTACCAGGGCAACCGGCCCGACGGGTACGTGCGTTACCCGCTGACGCCGGGCCACGAGTGGTCCGGGACGGTCCGGCGGGTGGGCGCCGGGGTGCCCGGCCCTCTCGTGGGCCGCACGGTGGTCGGCGAGGGTTTCCGCAACTGCCAGGTGTGCGACCGCTGTCACGCGGGCGAGACGACCCTGTGCACGGCGGGGTACGAGGAGACCGGCTTCACCCGGCCCGGCGCGATGGCCACCACGCTGACGCTGCCGGCCCGGCTGCTGCACGTGCTCCCCGAGGACGCCGACCTCACCGCCGCCGCGCTGCTGGAGCCGGCCGCCTGTGTAGCGGCCGCGGCGCTGAAGGCGGACGCCCGGCCGGGCGAGCGGGTCGCCGTGGTCGGCACCGGCACGCTCGGGATGTTCGCCGTGCAGTTCCTCAAGGCGCTCTCCCCGGCCGAGCTGCTGGTCGTCGGCACGCGCGACGACCGCGAGGCCCTGGCCCGGCGGTTCGGCGCCACCGGCTTCTCCACCAAGGACCGGCGGCTGCCCGGCGGCTTCGACGTGGTGATCGAGACGGCCGGGTCCGCGGACGCGGCGCGTACCGCCGCCGCGCTGCTCAGACGCGGTGGGCGGCTGGTCCTGACCGGCATCCCGGCCCCGGGCGCCGAGGGACTGGACCCGACCGACCTCGTCGTACGGCAGCTGGAGGTGCACACCGTCTTCGGGGCGCCGCCGCACGCCTGGGCGCACACCGTGCGGATGTTCGCGGCCGGACTGCTCGATCCGCTCCCGCTCGTCACCCACGAGCTCCCGCTCGCCGAGTTCTCGCACGCCATCGACCTGGTGGGGGCGGGCGATCCGAAGGTGGGCAAGGTGCTGCTCCGCCCGTGA
- the chvE gene encoding multiple monosaccharide ABC transporter substrate-binding protein — MRNRRATLAATATAASLALTLSACGQNSEGGSKEKSGNTKGATIGIAMPTKSSERWISDGDNVVKDLQAKGYRTKLVFGEDNPDTQVSQIENLITQGVKGLIVAAIDNKSLNNVLQEAADAGIPVIAYDRLILGTKHVDYYASFDNEKVGRLQAGYIVDKLGLKDGKGPFNIELFAGSNDDNNTKYFFNGAMSVLKPYLDSGKLKVRSGQTQLTKVTTLRWDGATAQRRMDDILTSSYKSGRVDAVLSPYDGISIGILSALKSDGYGSGSKPLPVVTGQDAELASVKSIIAGEQTQTVYKDTRKLAEIASAMVDDSLKGKKPQVNDAKTYDNGSKVVPAYLLQPVSVDKSNYEEVLVKGGYYSDAELNK, encoded by the coding sequence ATGCGCAACCGCCGAGCCACCCTCGCCGCCACGGCCACAGCCGCGTCCCTCGCCCTGACCCTGTCCGCCTGCGGACAGAACAGCGAGGGCGGCAGCAAGGAGAAGTCGGGCAACACCAAGGGCGCCACCATCGGCATCGCGATGCCGACGAAGTCCTCCGAGCGATGGATCTCCGACGGCGACAACGTCGTCAAGGACCTCCAGGCCAAGGGCTACCGGACCAAGCTGGTCTTCGGCGAGGACAACCCCGACACCCAGGTCTCGCAGATCGAGAACCTGATCACCCAGGGCGTCAAGGGCCTGATCGTCGCCGCCATCGACAACAAGTCGCTGAACAACGTCCTCCAGGAGGCGGCCGACGCCGGCATCCCGGTCATCGCCTACGACCGGCTGATCCTCGGCACGAAGCACGTCGACTACTACGCCTCCTTCGACAACGAGAAGGTCGGCCGGCTCCAGGCCGGCTACATCGTCGACAAGCTCGGCCTCAAGGACGGCAAGGGCCCGTTCAACATCGAGCTGTTCGCCGGCTCCAACGACGACAACAACACCAAGTACTTCTTCAACGGCGCGATGAGCGTCCTGAAGCCGTACCTGGACAGCGGCAAGCTGAAGGTGAGGTCCGGCCAGACGCAGCTCACCAAGGTCACCACCCTGCGCTGGGACGGCGCGACCGCGCAGCGGCGCATGGACGACATCCTCACCTCCTCCTACAAGAGCGGCCGGGTCGACGCGGTGCTCTCGCCCTACGACGGCATATCCATCGGCATCCTCTCCGCGCTGAAGTCGGACGGCTACGGCTCGGGGAGCAAGCCGCTGCCCGTCGTCACCGGTCAGGACGCCGAGCTGGCCTCGGTCAAGTCGATCATCGCGGGCGAGCAGACGCAGACCGTCTACAAGGACACCCGCAAGCTCGCCGAGATCGCCTCGGCGATGGTCGACGACTCACTGAAGGGCAAGAAGCCGCAGGTCAATGACGCCAAGACGTATGACAACGGCTCGAAGGTGGTGCCCGCCTACCTGCTGCAACCGGTGAGCGTCGACAAGAGCAACTACGAGGAGGTCCTCGTCAAGGGCGGCTACTACAGCGACGCCGAGCTGAACAAGTAG
- the mmsA gene encoding multiple monosaccharide ABC transporter ATP-binding protein produces the protein MAGPVLEMRSIGKTFPGVKALSDVTLTVRQGEVHAICGENGAGKSTLMKVLSGVHPHGSYEGEILFEQEVCRFKDIRASERRGIVIIHQELALVPYLSIAENIFLGNEHATRGFINWNDTLRHATALLRRVGLDEHPETRVADIGVGKQQLVEIAKALSKSVKLLILDEPTAALNDEDSGKLLRLILELKEQGITSIIISHKLNEIRQVADSVTILRDGHTIETLDVRAAGTTEERIIAGMVGRDLDHRFPERTPHQPQEGAAPALEIRGWTVFHPIDRQRRVVDDVSVRVRRGEIVGIAGLMGAGRTELAMSVFGRAYGRYAAGTVLKDGREIRTRTVAEAVGHGIAYVTEDRKHYGLNLMDTVHRNISLTALRKVARRGVVDEHEEQRVAEAFRTSMNIKAPTVFEPVGRLSGGNQQKVVLSKWIFAGPEVLILDEPTRGIDVGAKYEIYTVINQLAAQGKAVVFISSELPELLGMCDRIYTMAAGRLTGEVPRAEATQEVLMRHMTKNTKDEEVTQ, from the coding sequence ATGGCGGGACCCGTCCTGGAAATGCGCTCGATCGGCAAGACCTTTCCCGGTGTCAAAGCGCTGTCGGACGTCACGCTGACGGTTCGCCAGGGCGAGGTGCACGCCATCTGCGGGGAGAACGGCGCCGGCAAGTCCACCCTGATGAAGGTGCTCTCCGGCGTCCATCCGCACGGAAGTTACGAGGGCGAGATCCTCTTCGAGCAGGAGGTGTGCCGTTTCAAGGACATCCGGGCCAGCGAACGGCGCGGCATCGTCATCATCCACCAGGAGCTGGCGCTGGTGCCGTACCTGTCCATCGCGGAGAACATCTTCCTCGGCAACGAACACGCCACGCGCGGGTTCATCAACTGGAACGACACCCTCCGGCACGCCACCGCACTGCTGCGCCGCGTCGGTCTCGACGAGCACCCCGAGACCCGGGTCGCCGACATCGGCGTCGGCAAGCAGCAGCTCGTGGAGATCGCCAAGGCGCTGTCGAAGTCCGTGAAGCTGCTCATCCTGGACGAGCCGACGGCGGCCCTGAACGACGAGGACAGCGGCAAACTCCTGCGCCTGATCCTTGAGTTGAAGGAGCAGGGCATCACCTCGATCATCATCTCCCACAAGCTCAACGAGATTCGCCAGGTCGCCGACTCGGTGACGATCCTGCGCGACGGCCACACCATCGAGACCCTGGATGTGAGGGCGGCCGGCACCACCGAGGAGCGGATCATCGCGGGCATGGTCGGCCGCGACCTCGACCACCGCTTCCCCGAACGCACCCCGCACCAGCCCCAGGAGGGCGCGGCCCCGGCCCTGGAGATCCGGGGCTGGACCGTGTTCCACCCGATCGACCGACAGCGCCGGGTCGTCGACGACGTGTCGGTCCGGGTGCGGCGCGGCGAGATCGTCGGCATCGCGGGCCTGATGGGCGCCGGCCGCACCGAACTCGCGATGAGCGTCTTCGGCCGCGCCTACGGCCGGTACGCGGCCGGCACCGTCCTCAAGGACGGCCGGGAGATCCGCACCAGGACCGTCGCGGAGGCGGTCGGGCACGGCATCGCCTACGTCACCGAGGACCGCAAGCACTACGGCCTGAACCTCATGGACACCGTCCACCGGAACATCTCGCTGACCGCGCTGCGCAAGGTGGCCCGGCGGGGTGTGGTGGACGAGCACGAGGAGCAGCGGGTCGCCGAGGCGTTCCGCACGTCCATGAACATCAAGGCGCCGACCGTCTTCGAGCCGGTGGGCAGGCTGTCCGGCGGCAACCAGCAGAAGGTCGTCCTCAGCAAGTGGATCTTCGCCGGTCCGGAGGTGCTGATCCTGGACGAACCCACGCGCGGCATCGACGTGGGCGCCAAGTACGAGATCTACACGGTCATCAACCAGTTGGCCGCCCAGGGCAAGGCGGTCGTCTTCATCTCCTCCGAACTGCCGGAACTGCTCGGCATGTGCGACCGCATCTACACGATGGCCGCGGGGCGGCTGACCGGTGAGGTGCCGCGCGCGGAGGCCACCCAGGAAGTGCTGATGCGCCACATGACGAAGAACACGAAGGACGAAGAGGTGACGCAATGA